The following coding sequences lie in one Nitrospinota bacterium genomic window:
- a CDS encoding DUF362 domain-containing protein produces the protein MRSKVYFANLKCDYDHNLLDKTSLLYKKADFGSLIKEMDFVAIKLHFGEEGNMTFLQPSFIRRIVEEVKNCGGNPFLTDTNTLYSGERRNAIDHSVLAAKHGFGLFSTHAPIIIADGLRGLDYIKENIDGKYYREVNIASGIYHSDAMIVVSHFTGHELFGFGGAIKNLGMGCSSPSGKQMIHSDVLPKVKAKKCIACGMCIKWCPVDAISWSDKNKAKIDKKICIGCSECVVVCKYKAIGINWKTDESTAQEKTVEYALGAVKNKRDKCGYFNFLINITPDCDCVDFNDLPIVPDIGMLASKDPVAIDQASVDMVNHTTGISSSRLKDNIHSKDKFYDVTEMKSDSILSYGEKMGLGSRNYEIIEVG, from the coding sequence AAAATGCGATTATGACCATAATCTTCTGGACAAGACATCCCTTCTCTATAAAAAGGCTGACTTTGGAAGTCTTATAAAAGAGATGGATTTTGTTGCAATAAAGCTCCACTTTGGAGAAGAGGGGAACATGACTTTTTTACAGCCCTCTTTTATAAGAAGGATTGTTGAAGAGGTAAAGAATTGCGGGGGTAACCCCTTCTTAACAGACACGAACACTCTATACAGTGGGGAGAGAAGAAATGCGATTGACCATTCTGTTCTTGCTGCAAAGCACGGCTTCGGTCTCTTTAGTACTCATGCCCCTATTATTATAGCCGATGGGCTGAGGGGACTGGACTATATTAAAGAAAATATTGATGGTAAATATTATAGAGAGGTTAATATTGCCAGCGGAATTTATCATTCTGATGCAATGATTGTTGTTTCCCATTTTACAGGGCACGAACTCTTTGGATTTGGAGGTGCCATTAAGAATTTGGGAATGGGATGCAGTAGCCCCAGTGGGAAACAGATGATACACTCAGACGTTCTGCCCAAAGTCAAGGCAAAGAAATGTATAGCGTGTGGAATGTGTATCAAGTGGTGTCCAGTTGATGCTATTTCCTGGTCTGATAAAAACAAAGCAAAAATTGATAAAAAGATATGTATTGGCTGTAGTGAGTGTGTGGTTGTGTGTAAATACAAGGCAATAGGTATTAATTGGAAAACGGATGAGTCCACTGCTCAAGAGAAAACCGTTGAGTATGCCTTAGGTGCCGTTAAGAATAAGAGAGATAAATGCGGCTACTTTAATTTTCTTATTAATATAACTCCTGATTGTGATTGCGTTGACTTTAATGATCTTCCTATTGTTCCTGATATCGGTATGCTGGCATCAAAAGATCCAGTAGCCATTGATCAAGCATCAGTAGATATGGTGAATCATACTACAGGCATTTCGAGTTCTCGTTTAAAAGATAATATTCACTCTAAAGACAAATTCTATGACGTGACTGAGATGAAAAGCGATTCTATCCTAAGCTATGGGGAGAAGATGGGTCTAGGTTCAAGAAATTATGAGATTATCGAGGTCGGTTGA
- a CDS encoding sodium:proton antiporter, which produces MKIRFLLVLFLVLSLCLIYGQSMASESKGDEAGGSHVIASAPHQAEQGKEAAHGEAQKHEGTGLGKVLPIWSALPFIGILLSIALFPLFAPEFWHHHFPKISAAWALIFAVPFVLAYGGDAMYEILHIYLIDYFPFIILLWALFTVAGGILLRGTRAGTPVVNTGFLVVGTILASWMGTTGAAMLLIRPVIRSIKNRQYKVHTIIFFTFLVANIGGSLTPLGDPPLFLGFIHGVPFFWTFNILPHMIFVSFLVLTVYFIIDTILFKKEMKQGNSSFEAQLKEEKQPLRLVGSYNFIFLAGVVGGVLMSGMVKLGSVNILGIHVEIQNMLRDGILICMGLLSMKFTPWKLREENGFTWFPIMEVAYLFAAIFMTIVPALAMLKAGSEGSLAFIINAVKEPYHYFWFTGILSSFLDNAPTYLTFLNTALGNFYAGMPELQAVHALIADNAVYLKAISAGAVFFGANTYIGNAPNFMVKSIAEENGVNMPSFLGYMLYSAIILFPLFVLVTLVFF; this is translated from the coding sequence ATGAAGATACGTTTTCTCCTAGTGCTGTTTTTGGTTTTATCCTTATGTTTAATTTATGGACAGTCTATGGCGTCAGAATCAAAAGGGGATGAGGCCGGTGGTTCCCATGTTATTGCATCAGCACCTCATCAAGCCGAACAAGGAAAAGAGGCTGCGCATGGTGAAGCACAAAAACACGAAGGTACTGGTTTAGGGAAGGTTCTTCCTATATGGAGCGCTCTACCTTTTATCGGCATACTCCTCTCCATTGCCCTATTTCCTCTTTTTGCACCAGAGTTCTGGCATCATCACTTTCCAAAGATATCAGCTGCTTGGGCTCTCATATTTGCCGTTCCCTTCGTCCTGGCTTACGGTGGGGATGCCATGTATGAGATACTCCATATCTATCTTATTGATTATTTCCCCTTTATAATCCTCCTCTGGGCTCTTTTTACGGTTGCTGGTGGGATTTTGTTAAGAGGAACCCGTGCAGGAACCCCTGTAGTCAATACAGGGTTCTTAGTTGTCGGGACAATCCTTGCATCATGGATGGGTACAACAGGTGCTGCAATGCTCTTAATCAGACCTGTAATCCGGTCAATTAAAAACAGGCAATATAAGGTTCATACCATCATATTTTTTACCTTCTTGGTTGCCAATATCGGGGGCTCACTCACGCCTCTTGGTGACCCGCCCCTATTTCTTGGATTCATTCATGGGGTTCCATTCTTCTGGACATTCAACATTCTTCCCCACATGATTTTTGTAAGCTTCCTCGTCCTTACGGTCTATTTTATCATCGATACCATTCTCTTTAAAAAAGAGATGAAACAGGGAAATTCTTCTTTTGAGGCACAATTAAAGGAAGAAAAGCAACCCTTAAGGCTCGTGGGTAGCTATAATTTCATCTTTCTCGCTGGGGTTGTCGGCGGAGTTTTGATGAGTGGTATGGTAAAACTGGGTTCGGTAAATATATTGGGCATACACGTTGAAATTCAAAACATGCTGAGAGACGGAATTTTAATCTGTATGGGCCTTCTCTCTATGAAATTCACACCTTGGAAGCTTCGGGAAGAAAACGGCTTTACATGGTTTCCTATTATGGAGGTGGCCTATCTCTTTGCCGCTATATTTATGACGATCGTTCCCGCCCTTGCCATGCTGAAGGCTGGTTCAGAGGGTTCGCTTGCCTTTATCATTAATGCGGTTAAAGAGCCCTATCATTATTTCTGGTTTACAGGAATTCTCTCCAGCTTTCTAGATAATGCCCCAACGTATCTTACCTTTTTAAATACAGCCCTTGGTAATTTCTACGCCGGCATGCCTGAGCTTCAGGCTGTTCATGCCCTGATAGCCGATAATGCCGTATACCTTAAGGCTATCTCAGCAGGCGCTGTTTTCTTTGGGGCAAACACCTATATTGGGAATGCGCCAAATTTTATGGTAAAATCGATTGCCGAGGAAAATGGTGTCAATATGCCAAGCTTCCTTGGATACATGCTCTATTCAGCAATTATCCTCTTCCCACTCTTTGTTCTGGTCACTCTGGTATTCTTTTAA
- a CDS encoding nucleoside phosphorylase produces the protein MKEKDFKNKSIVFPKRQRGDPVLSQDALFIPSQWEFKLAIDNFGLKNFKTSRLDFSSLYFLSSRNKRIAIVGPAIGAPAAVLILEKLIVLGVRNVFVLGSCGSLQDDIKIGDIIIPEEAIREEGTSFHYINRDFVPRASGKMVGLISKICLRQGLDHKIGKIWTTDAPYRETIKKVEKYKKQNILGVDMELSALFTVAFSKKISLGALLIVSDELSSLKWKREFHSKKFKTSFRDGCKIVLEAIERFS, from the coding sequence TTGAAAGAGAAAGATTTTAAAAACAAAAGTATCGTTTTTCCAAAAAGGCAAAGAGGAGACCCTGTCCTTTCTCAAGATGCTTTATTCATTCCTTCACAGTGGGAATTTAAACTGGCAATAGATAATTTTGGACTGAAGAACTTCAAGACATCTCGTTTAGATTTTTCGTCTCTATACTTTCTTTCCTCCAGAAATAAAAGAATCGCCATAGTTGGTCCTGCTATCGGTGCACCAGCAGCGGTCTTGATTTTGGAAAAACTGATTGTCCTTGGGGTAAGAAATGTGTTTGTTCTAGGAAGCTGCGGTTCGCTTCAAGATGACATAAAGATTGGGGATATCATTATCCCAGAAGAAGCGATCAGAGAAGAAGGCACATCTTTTCATTATATCAATCGTGATTTTGTTCCCAGGGCCAGTGGAAAAATGGTCGGTCTGATATCAAAGATATGTCTTAGACAGGGACTGGATCATAAGATTGGAAAGATATGGACTACGGATGCTCCTTATAGGGAGACAATCAAAAAGGTAGAAAAATATAAAAAACAAAATATCCTTGGGGTAGATATGGAACTATCTGCTCTCTTTACTGTTGCCTTCTCAAAAAAGATAAGTTTGGGAGCCCTTTTGATCGTTTCTGATGAACTCTCCTCTCTTAAATGGAAAAGGGAATTTCACTCAAAAAAATTCAAAACATCTTTTAGAGATGGATGTAAGATTGTATTAGAGGCCATCGAGAGATTCTCTTAA